A single window of Leptolyngbya ohadii IS1 DNA harbors:
- a CDS encoding ammonium transporter, translated as MKTRQKRSIADSLARFWAKSEVVYYAQKYFKKIRRLPISLQACIPLAGLLVLMSSVSASAQTPSTDQLAELEAGLRVGLDTMWVMVAGMLVFFMNAGFCMLETGFCRQKNAVNVLAKNLIVFALSTIAFWFIGFGLMFGDGNPFFGTSGLFFLSGADNSPATADAYQGVYSSISWTGVPLAAKFFFQLVFAGTAATIVSGAVAERIKFVDFLIFSLLLVGIAYPITGHWIWGGGWLASLGFFDFAGSTVVHSVGGWAALMGAAFLGPRIGKYNADGTPNAIPGHNMSIATLGALILWLGWFGFNPGSTMAVGDGSLIAHIALTTNTGAAFGGVAATVVAWLMLGKPDLSMIINGVLAGLVAVTAPCAFITIPASAIVGAIGGVLVVFAVIFVDRLKIDDPVGAIAVHLFNGVWGTLALGLFAVGPSDVPGALYAAGPAAGLFAGGGIGQLWIQFLGVITVGGFTVLMSSIFWVVLKAVLGIRVSEEEELMGLDIGEHGMEAYSGFVKDASGMAGSIGTPGTSTGVSRVDTI; from the coding sequence ATGAAAACTCGCCAAAAGCGATCGATCGCTGATAGCTTGGCTAGATTTTGGGCTAAGTCTGAAGTCGTTTACTACGCCCAGAAATATTTCAAGAAAATTCGTCGGCTGCCCATCTCGCTGCAAGCTTGCATTCCGCTGGCAGGTCTGCTGGTACTGATGTCTTCGGTTTCTGCCTCGGCACAAACTCCCTCGACTGACCAGCTTGCTGAACTAGAAGCCGGACTGCGGGTAGGCTTGGATACCATGTGGGTCATGGTTGCCGGAATGCTGGTGTTCTTCATGAATGCTGGTTTCTGTATGCTGGAGACGGGTTTCTGCCGCCAGAAGAATGCGGTCAACGTCCTGGCAAAAAACCTGATTGTATTCGCCCTTTCAACGATCGCCTTCTGGTTCATCGGCTTCGGCTTGATGTTTGGCGACGGCAACCCCTTCTTTGGTACCAGCGGTCTTTTCTTCCTCTCTGGTGCAGACAATAGCCCTGCCACTGCGGATGCTTACCAGGGCGTTTACAGCTCAATCAGCTGGACGGGTGTTCCTCTTGCTGCCAAGTTCTTCTTCCAGCTTGTGTTTGCCGGAACCGCTGCAACGATCGTTTCGGGTGCGGTGGCGGAGCGGATCAAGTTTGTTGACTTCCTCATCTTCAGCTTGCTGCTGGTGGGAATTGCCTACCCGATCACGGGTCACTGGATCTGGGGCGGTGGCTGGCTCGCCAGTCTTGGTTTCTTCGACTTCGCGGGTTCTACGGTGGTTCACTCTGTAGGCGGCTGGGCAGCTCTCATGGGTGCTGCATTCCTCGGTCCCCGGATTGGTAAGTACAACGCAGACGGTACGCCGAACGCCATTCCCGGTCACAACATGAGCATTGCGACTCTGGGTGCCCTGATCCTCTGGTTGGGCTGGTTTGGCTTTAACCCCGGTTCCACAATGGCGGTGGGCGATGGCTCTCTGATTGCTCATATTGCACTGACCACCAACACTGGTGCTGCCTTTGGCGGTGTGGCTGCTACGGTCGTGGCTTGGCTAATGCTGGGTAAGCCCGATCTCTCGATGATCATCAACGGAGTTTTGGCGGGTCTGGTTGCGGTAACGGCTCCCTGTGCCTTCATCACGATTCCGGCATCTGCAATCGTTGGTGCGATCGGCGGCGTTCTGGTCGTGTTCGCGGTTATCTTTGTCGATCGCCTCAAGATTGACGACCCGGTTGGTGCGATCGCGGTTCACCTGTTCAACGGGGTTTGGGGAACGCTGGCACTGGGTCTGTTTGCGGTAGGTCCGAGCGATGTTCCTGGTGCGCTGTATGCTGCGGGTCCGGCTGCGGGTCTGTTTGCAGGTGGCGGTATCGGTCAACTCTGGATTCAATTCCTGGGTGTGATTACCGTGGGTGGTTTCACCGTCCTCATGTCTTCCATCTTCTGGGTTGTGCTGAAGGCGGTTCTGGGTATCCGGGTTTCCGAAGAGGAGGAACTCATGGGTCTGGATATCGGCGAACACGGCATGGAAGCGTACAGCGGCTTTGTCAAGGATGCAAGCGGCATGGCTGGCTCGATCGGCACTCCTGGCACTTCAACGGGTGTGTCCAGAGTCGATACGATCTAA
- a CDS encoding cupin domain-containing protein: MLIQKLRNCPEFVAGDGTNLRELFHPDKQPIELRYSLAHAIVPPGQVSLLHSLTTSEVYYILSGTGEMHIDEETQVVEPGDAVYIPPNAKQYIANRGQEPLVFICIVDPAWRKQDETVYK; the protein is encoded by the coding sequence ATGCTGATTCAAAAGCTGAGGAACTGTCCAGAATTCGTCGCAGGAGACGGAACCAATCTGAGAGAGCTGTTCCATCCAGACAAACAGCCGATCGAGCTACGCTACAGTCTCGCTCATGCGATCGTGCCGCCGGGGCAGGTTTCCCTCCTCCACTCGCTGACAACCTCTGAGGTTTACTACATTCTCAGCGGTACGGGTGAAATGCATATTGACGAAGAAACCCAGGTTGTAGAGCCTGGAGATGCAGTCTACATTCCGCCCAATGCCAAGCAGTACATTGCCAATCGCGGGCAGGAGCCTCTGGTTTTTATTTGCATTGTCGATCCTGCCTGGCGCAAGCAGGACGAGACTGTTTACAAATAG
- a CDS encoding peroxiredoxin translates to MALQLGDTVPNFTQDSTEGVINFYDWAGDSWVVLFSHPKDFTPVCTTELGTVARLKPEFDKRNAKVIALSVDDSDSHRSWVGDIEETQKATMNYPILADPDRKVSDLYGMIHPNANNTLTVRSVFIIDPQKKLRLTFTYPASTGRNFDEILRVIDSLQLTDNYSVATPADWKDGGDCVVVPSIPTEEAKQKFPKGVTEVKPYLRLTPQPNK, encoded by the coding sequence ATGGCACTCCAACTTGGTGATACGGTTCCCAACTTTACGCAAGACTCCACTGAAGGAGTCATTAATTTTTACGACTGGGCAGGTGATAGCTGGGTCGTTCTGTTCTCCCACCCCAAAGACTTCACGCCCGTTTGCACAACAGAGCTGGGCACCGTCGCAAGACTCAAGCCTGAGTTCGACAAGCGCAACGCAAAAGTGATTGCCCTCAGCGTCGATGATTCAGATTCCCACCGGAGCTGGGTAGGCGACATTGAAGAAACGCAGAAAGCGACGATGAACTACCCCATTCTGGCTGACCCCGATCGTAAGGTGTCTGACCTGTATGGCATGATTCACCCCAACGCCAACAACACTCTGACGGTGCGATCGGTCTTCATCATTGATCCCCAGAAGAAGCTGCGCCTCACTTTCACCTATCCCGCCAGCACGGGACGGAACTTCGATGAAATCCTGCGGGTGATTGATTCGCTCCAGCTCACGGACAACTACAGCGTTGCGACCCCGGCGGACTGGAAAGATGGCGGTGACTGTGTGGTCGTTCCTTCGATTCCAACCGAAGAAGCAAAGCAAAAATTCCCCAAAGGTGTGACGGAAGTGAAGCCCTATCTGCGGTTAACGCCTCAGCCGAACAAGTAG
- a CDS encoding EAL domain-containing protein has protein sequence MQNSSGLGEIALSLMLLCLAGAIVLLWRRLKSSQSECYHLQNRLADAIEQTQVLLHTIRDGVITTNAHGQVELLNPVAEYLTQWQTREAQGRSLSEILPLRDCTTGEPLLEFTPNHTLERHTLNSAARAALLQTKDQTEKQVDSTQIEIYAPTGQITSRVIVLREAATLLAAGRVATWQDRYDALTGLVNRQEFEHCLQQTIALMPPDSQEHSLCLLDLDRFREINQICGYGAGNDLLRQVSRLLQGKVRRADTIARLGGDEFAILLYQCPTEQAMYVAQSLCEAIENLWFEWQGQQFSVGVSIGLVGLTADADPVTALKAADKACTIAKRHNQGGVHLYQMESPSAASASRLGSAEILQALESNRLRLYRQKILPLHGEETSHAVLLRMVDSSGNLVAPAEFTTAAASHQFIDLLDRWVITTLLASQTRSAAVRSRYSISLSEGSLTDPQFAEFLQEQFQTCEVAPHRICFNLSESAIRNRLETAVPFIQRLKQMGCQVAIADFDGNLTTLTDLAELPIDYLKIRAALIQSLLTDPATFAIVEGIHHTAHRLGMKTIAGAVSTLEIQRKLAAIGIDYLQGDAVAEPQELSAQTLKTVLETQSDSPSLTGK, from the coding sequence ATGCAAAACAGTTCTGGTTTAGGGGAAATTGCCCTCAGTCTGATGCTGCTCTGTCTAGCGGGCGCGATCGTTCTTTTATGGAGGCGCTTAAAATCCAGCCAGAGTGAATGCTACCATCTGCAAAACCGTCTGGCAGACGCGATCGAGCAAACTCAGGTCTTGCTGCACACTATCCGCGACGGTGTGATTACCACCAATGCCCATGGACAGGTAGAACTGCTCAATCCGGTTGCCGAATATCTGACCCAATGGCAAACCCGCGAGGCACAGGGACGATCGCTCTCGGAAATTCTGCCGCTGCGGGACTGTACGACTGGAGAACCGCTGCTGGAATTTACGCCAAACCATACGTTGGAACGGCACACACTGAACTCCGCTGCCCGTGCTGCCCTGCTGCAAACCAAAGACCAGACCGAAAAACAGGTTGATAGCACCCAGATTGAGATCTATGCGCCAACGGGACAGATCACAAGCCGGGTGATTGTGCTGCGGGAAGCGGCGACTCTGCTGGCAGCCGGGCGTGTTGCAACCTGGCAAGACCGCTACGATGCCCTTACCGGACTGGTGAACCGACAGGAATTTGAACACTGCCTCCAGCAGACGATCGCCCTCATGCCGCCAGACAGTCAGGAACATAGTCTGTGCCTGCTGGATCTCGATCGCTTTCGTGAAATTAATCAAATCTGCGGCTACGGAGCAGGGAATGATTTACTGCGTCAGGTGAGCCGACTGCTGCAAGGCAAGGTGCGGCGGGCAGACACCATCGCTCGTCTGGGCGGAGATGAATTTGCGATTCTGCTATACCAATGCCCCACGGAGCAAGCAATGTATGTGGCGCAGTCCCTCTGTGAGGCAATTGAAAATCTCTGGTTTGAGTGGCAGGGACAGCAGTTTTCCGTCGGGGTCAGTATTGGGCTGGTGGGACTGACGGCAGATGCTGATCCGGTGACAGCCCTGAAAGCCGCAGATAAAGCCTGCACGATCGCGAAACGGCACAATCAGGGAGGGGTTCACCTTTACCAGATGGAGTCCCCATCGGCTGCGTCTGCCTCCCGTCTGGGTTCGGCGGAGATTTTGCAGGCATTAGAATCTAATCGGCTGCGCCTGTACAGGCAAAAGATCCTGCCGCTGCACGGGGAAGAAACGAGTCATGCAGTCCTGCTGCGCATGGTTGATTCATCGGGAAATCTTGTTGCCCCGGCAGAGTTCACAACCGCAGCGGCAAGCCATCAGTTCATCGACCTGCTCGATCGGTGGGTGATCACAACCTTGCTGGCAAGCCAGACCAGATCAGCAGCGGTGCGTTCGCGCTACAGCATCAGTCTCTCCGAGGGCAGTTTGACCGATCCGCAGTTTGCCGAATTTCTGCAAGAGCAGTTCCAGACCTGCGAGGTTGCACCACACCGCATTTGCTTTAATCTCTCTGAATCCGCCATTCGCAATCGTCTTGAGACCGCAGTTCCCTTTATCCAGCGGCTTAAGCAGATGGGGTGTCAGGTGGCGATCGCGGATTTTGACGGCAATCTCACCACACTGACTGACCTGGCGGAACTGCCGATCGATTATCTAAAAATTCGCGCCGCCCTGATCCAGTCCCTCTTGACCGATCCGGCTACCTTCGCCATTGTGGAAGGAATTCATCACACTGCCCACCGCCTGGGGATGAAAACGATCGCAGGCGCAGTTTCGACTCTTGAAATACAGCGAAAACTTGCCGCGATCGGGATTGACTACCTTCAGGGCGATGCAGTGGCAGAACCTCAGGAACTATCGGCTCAAACGCTGAAAACTGTCCTGGAGACGCAGTCTGACTCACCCAGCCTGACTGGGAAATAG
- a CDS encoding RidA family protein yields the protein MFERINLPENVLPPVSPYCHAVRAGDFLFVTGQLSQNPETGQVDRGSIEDQTHRVMQNLKMVLDHAGSSFERVVMARVFLTDFRHLATVNQIYASYFPNGGFPGRTAIGVTALAGFGDVEIDLIVYCGE from the coding sequence ATGTTTGAGCGCATTAATCTCCCAGAAAACGTCCTGCCGCCCGTTTCGCCCTACTGTCACGCAGTTCGCGCCGGAGACTTTTTGTTTGTGACGGGGCAGCTGTCCCAGAATCCGGAGACTGGACAGGTCGATCGCGGTTCGATCGAAGATCAGACCCATCGCGTGATGCAAAACCTGAAAATGGTGCTGGATCATGCGGGAAGCAGCTTTGAGCGGGTTGTCATGGCGCGGGTTTTTCTCACGGATTTTCGCCATTTAGCGACCGTTAACCAAATCTATGCCTCCTATTTTCCTAACGGTGGATTTCCTGGACGCACGGCGATCGGCGTGACTGCCCTTGCCGGATTCGGGGATGTTGAAATTGATCTGATCGTCTACTGCGGCGAATAG
- a CDS encoding amidohydrolase, with protein sequence MIFTIQNALVPVESGYAVVDVRIEDHSIAAIAPNLEPAGTLINGNNKLLLPGFINAHTHSSELWQRGIIPPYPLELWLAELYDFTPLNPEQIYLSALATAVETLLSGGTCIVDHLVLIPGQEEETIAAAVRGYREIGIRAFVGPLIQDASLTASIPSGGKSRDHQPYIRTTEDTLALMERVIDRFHCPEEGIHIMLAPTGMQLCSDALFEGCIALSDRYQLCCHTHLLETRAQQLLAQEKYGYSAVQHLKHLGFLTPRTSLAHCVWLDDADVAILAETRSTVVHNPLSNLRLGSGIAPILKYRQAGVNVTFGCDGASSNDGQDLLEVIKVGTLLHNVTDIDYRHWITPRQAIEMASLGGATGLNLADQIGSLTVGKRADLVLYDLTNLSLLPRTDPVGLLVTGRPTGVVAQVWVNGQTLVSEGTVQTIDVNQLRQELFDRSTWQSNRQSKMVPQVEAHYRAVMQLPND encoded by the coding sequence GTGATTTTCACGATTCAAAATGCACTTGTTCCGGTTGAATCAGGATACGCGGTGGTTGATGTTCGCATTGAAGACCATTCCATTGCTGCCATTGCGCCCAACCTGGAACCCGCAGGCACCCTAATCAACGGAAACAATAAGCTGCTGTTGCCCGGATTCATCAACGCCCATACCCATTCCTCAGAACTGTGGCAGCGAGGCATTATTCCGCCGTACCCTCTGGAATTATGGCTTGCAGAACTCTATGACTTTACGCCGCTCAACCCAGAGCAGATCTATCTCAGTGCTTTGGCAACCGCTGTGGAAACCCTGCTATCCGGTGGAACCTGCATTGTCGATCATCTGGTGCTGATCCCCGGACAGGAGGAAGAAACGATCGCGGCAGCGGTACGCGGATACCGGGAGATTGGCATTCGTGCCTTTGTTGGTCCGCTCATTCAGGATGCCTCCCTGACTGCCAGCATTCCCTCCGGCGGCAAGTCCCGCGACCACCAGCCCTACATTCGCACAACCGAGGACACCCTGGCGCTCATGGAGCGCGTGATCGATCGCTTCCATTGCCCGGAGGAGGGGATTCACATCATGCTGGCTCCGACAGGAATGCAGCTCTGTTCCGATGCCCTGTTTGAAGGTTGCATTGCCTTGAGCGATCGCTATCAGCTTTGCTGCCATACCCACCTGCTCGAAACCAGAGCGCAGCAGCTTCTAGCACAGGAAAAATACGGCTATAGCGCCGTCCAGCACTTAAAGCATCTCGGATTTCTTACGCCTCGGACTTCGCTGGCTCACTGCGTCTGGCTGGATGATGCGGACGTTGCCATCCTGGCGGAAACGCGATCGACAGTGGTACACAATCCCCTCAGCAATCTGCGGTTGGGGAGCGGCATTGCTCCAATTTTGAAATATCGGCAGGCGGGCGTTAATGTCACCTTTGGCTGCGATGGAGCCAGCAGCAACGACGGGCAGGATTTGCTGGAGGTCATCAAGGTTGGCACCCTCCTGCATAACGTCACCGATATCGACTACCGCCACTGGATTACTCCGCGTCAGGCGATCGAGATGGCATCGCTGGGCGGCGCTACGGGTTTAAATCTGGCGGATCAGATCGGCTCTCTCACCGTCGGCAAAAGGGCGGATTTGGTACTGTATGACTTAACCAATCTTTCGCTGCTGCCCCGCACTGATCCGGTCGGCTTGCTAGTTACGGGTAGACCGACGGGTGTAGTGGCTCAGGTTTGGGTCAACGGTCAAACCCTGGTATCTGAAGGAACTGTACAGACGATTGACGTAAATCAACTGCGGCAGGAACTCTTCGATCGCAGTACATGGCAATCCAACCGTCAATCCAAAATGGTGCCGCAGGTCGAAGCCCATTATCGAGCAGTGATGCAGCTTCCCAACGACTAA
- a CDS encoding DUF948 domain-containing protein produces the protein MLDPLFWLGLSILLVAVSITAVLMAALPAFQELSRAARSAEKLFDTLNRELPPTLEAIRLTSMEITELTDDMTEGVQNVGRVTQQVDEGMTGVRQQAKQAKVTTRSVVAGFKAALDTFVRPSNRRDAAIPPRLPASQVEEFEETQEADREELDGELETESMTVSVERHSEQVSLHVRQNLSTQPAFDLNGLNPETPAPRHHSPQHHFPQDGLTESIDQSPRHHTRSSPLLPSQNGNSHASPSHRSDSSLNLPASIASEKVPQPAETIREQQNP, from the coding sequence GTGTTAGACCCTTTGTTTTGGCTAGGACTCTCGATTTTGCTGGTCGCAGTTAGCATTACAGCGGTGCTAATGGCAGCTTTGCCTGCCTTTCAAGAACTATCAAGGGCTGCCCGCAGCGCAGAAAAACTGTTTGACACGCTGAATCGGGAGCTACCGCCCACGCTGGAAGCGATTCGTCTTACCAGTATGGAAATTACCGAACTCACCGACGATATGACTGAGGGAGTGCAGAATGTTGGTCGAGTGACCCAACAGGTGGATGAGGGCATGACTGGGGTGCGGCAGCAGGCAAAACAGGCGAAAGTCACCACGCGCAGCGTTGTTGCCGGGTTCAAAGCAGCTCTGGATACTTTCGTGCGTCCGTCCAATCGGCGTGATGCCGCTATTCCCCCGCGTTTGCCCGCCTCCCAGGTTGAAGAATTTGAGGAAACCCAGGAGGCTGACCGCGAAGAGTTAGACGGGGAATTGGAGACAGAGTCGATGACGGTTTCCGTGGAGCGCCATTCCGAGCAGGTTTCCCTTCATGTCCGGCAAAATCTCTCGACGCAGCCTGCCTTCGATCTAAATGGTCTCAATCCGGAGACACCCGCCCCTCGGCATCATTCGCCCCAGCATCATTTCCCTCAGGACGGCTTAACGGAGTCGATCGATCAATCCCCACGTCATCACACCCGCTCCTCCCCTCTGCTCCCCTCCCAAAACGGCAATTCCCACGCTTCTCCGTCCCACCGCTCGGACTCGTCTCTGAATCTGCCTGCCTCGATCGCCTCGGAGAAAGTGCCCCAACCCGCTGAGACCATCCGCGAACAGCAGAATCCTTAA
- a CDS encoding YtxH domain-containing protein has protein sequence MTENRSGGSGVFIGGLLVGAVVGVVSGLLAAPRSGRETRQFLKKSADALPELAEDLSTSVQLQADRLSETALRNWDKTLNRLQDAIAAGLEASQRERQVLEQQETRSVVEARPSGRESA, from the coding sequence ATGACAGAGAACCGTTCTGGAGGATCTGGAGTATTTATTGGCGGACTACTGGTTGGGGCAGTCGTCGGTGTGGTAAGTGGGCTGCTTGCGGCTCCGCGATCGGGTCGGGAAACCCGGCAATTTCTCAAAAAATCAGCGGATGCCCTGCCCGAACTAGCAGAGGATTTATCAACTAGCGTGCAGCTTCAAGCCGATCGCCTTTCCGAAACGGCGCTACGCAACTGGGATAAAACGCTGAATCGCTTGCAGGATGCTATTGCTGCGGGACTGGAAGCCAGCCAGCGGGAGCGTCAGGTATTAGAGCAGCAGGAAACGCGATCGGTTGTGGAGGCACGTCCTTCTGGGCGGGAATCAGCATAA